A window of Selenomonas ruminantium subsp. lactilytica TAM6421 contains these coding sequences:
- a CDS encoding PTS sugar transporter subunit IIA — MFGIIVGTHGIFAEELVRSCEMICGEQKNVAAVTLVPGEGPDDVVAKYEAAIKDLNCEDGVLFLNDLFGGSPYNAACRLVISNEKYGIVTGVNLPMLIEMCSAQLADDGSDIKALMERAVEAGKNGLQTFHASQIADDDEEDL, encoded by the coding sequence ATGTTTGGTATTATTGTTGGGACCCACGGCATCTTCGCCGAGGAACTGGTTCGCTCCTGCGAAATGATCTGCGGTGAGCAGAAGAATGTGGCAGCGGTTACGCTGGTGCCCGGTGAAGGCCCGGATGATGTGGTGGCTAAGTACGAAGCTGCCATCAAGGACCTGAACTGCGAAGATGGCGTGCTGTTCCTGAATGACCTGTTTGGTGGCAGCCCCTACAACGCTGCTTGCCGTCTGGTAATCAGCAATGAGAAGTATGGTATCGTGACCGGCGTGAACCTGCCCATGCTCATCGAGATGTGCAGCGCTCAGCTGGCTGATGATGGTTCCGATATCAAGGCTCTTATGGAACGCGCTGTGGAAGCCGGCAAGAACGGCCTGCAGACTTTCCATGCCAGCCAGATCGCCGATGATGATGAGGAGGATTTATAA
- a CDS encoding sigma-54-dependent transcriptional regulator: MKRSERIYHYIKERSADLAGQKLTGQVGFDAQEIASELDILRNNVSKELNELHRQDLIVKFTGRPVRYFDKEILAEALGSELGQGPLQFRDVEECKRLFVTEDEEVNPFARLIGANKSLKRQVEQGKAAILYPPDGLHTLIVGQTGVGKTLFAHMMFAYGKAMKRFGEDAPFITFNCADYYNNPQLLISHVFGHIKGAFTGADTAKAGLVEEADGGVLFLDEIHRLPPEGQEMIFYFMDTGTFNRLGETTRSRKAKVLIIGATTEDPNSALTKTFVRRIPNIITIKPLSERTLEEKLDILKLLFMEEAQRVKKPVRISVEAVKALIGSIGSGNVGQLKSNIKLLCAQAFLNGIDNPSFIEADFRMLPPSVRDGLLTLSANRQALSELTQYVSEPLLVSPPGGKFKLDDENSKEGFNLYQVVEDKVALLKGEGISDELIKQIVATDVNVYVKELYNKKHSVNMTTRERLLKIVDETLVDFSEQISLYVQKRLNRSYRDRFLYAFSLHLSAFLKRVKAQETIPYTEIEGAIPKDSDYMRVAEEIGGLIEQHYHVTVPRAEIEYIALLLESADDDELEEKITILVATHGKATASSMVDVAKRLFSSTDTNIIAIDMPLEVNPQDILEQTAAMLKGMECQKGVLILADMGSLCNIGALLSERLKIPVRTLDMVSTPLILEAMRKVDIAGMDLDSIYESLLSFKGYEAVDTHEVPANTQEAIVTICSSGHGAAMKIKALVEDVLRHAGRIIEVIPVGVLHLEERLEEIAKEYKLVAAVGMKKPEMSVPFIPLEQLIDGEGERRLTELVFASETAIEKKIPQTEGKGNMVVQRLCEESLQRFLTYLNPAKIMSVLWEFDRSLENDLQLKLSNPLRVRLLVHCGCALERVVTRSPLVYKDDKSLVDERKLAALKKAAVIFDETLKLRFDEDEYYFMANML, encoded by the coding sequence GTGAAACGCAGTGAACGGATTTATCATTATATCAAGGAAAGATCGGCAGATTTGGCAGGGCAAAAATTGACCGGTCAGGTTGGTTTTGATGCTCAGGAGATTGCATCAGAGCTGGATATCCTGCGGAACAATGTATCCAAGGAATTGAATGAACTGCATCGGCAGGATTTGATTGTCAAATTCACCGGTCGGCCGGTGCGGTATTTTGATAAGGAAATCCTGGCGGAGGCTTTGGGCAGTGAATTGGGGCAGGGACCATTGCAGTTCCGGGACGTGGAGGAATGCAAGCGTCTCTTTGTGACGGAAGATGAGGAAGTCAATCCTTTTGCCCGGCTTATCGGTGCGAATAAGAGCCTCAAGCGGCAGGTGGAACAGGGCAAGGCGGCCATTCTATACCCGCCGGATGGCCTGCATACCTTGATTGTGGGCCAGACCGGCGTAGGCAAGACCCTCTTTGCCCATATGATGTTTGCCTATGGCAAGGCCATGAAGCGCTTTGGGGAGGATGCTCCTTTTATTACCTTCAACTGCGCCGATTACTATAACAATCCGCAGCTATTGATCTCCCATGTATTCGGTCATATCAAGGGGGCCTTTACCGGGGCGGATACGGCTAAGGCCGGCCTGGTGGAAGAAGCCGACGGCGGCGTATTGTTCCTGGATGAAATCCATCGCCTGCCGCCGGAAGGTCAGGAAATGATCTTCTATTTCATGGATACGGGGACCTTCAACCGTCTGGGGGAAACCACCCGCAGCCGCAAGGCCAAGGTATTGATCATCGGGGCCACCACGGAAGATCCCAATTCGGCGCTGACGAAGACCTTTGTGCGGCGCATTCCGAACATCATCACCATCAAGCCGCTGTCAGAGCGTACCTTGGAGGAAAAGCTGGATATTTTGAAGCTGCTCTTTATGGAAGAGGCCCAGCGGGTGAAAAAGCCTGTGCGCATCAGCGTGGAGGCGGTGAAGGCTTTGATTGGCAGCATCGGCAGCGGCAATGTGGGGCAGCTCAAGTCCAACATCAAATTGCTTTGTGCCCAGGCTTTCCTGAATGGTATCGACAATCCCAGCTTCATCGAGGCGGATTTCCGGATGCTGCCGCCCAGTGTGCGGGATGGCCTGCTGACCCTTTCGGCCAATCGGCAGGCACTTTCCGAGCTTACCCAGTACGTCAGCGAGCCGCTGCTGGTTTCGCCGCCGGGAGGCAAGTTTAAGCTGGATGATGAGAATAGCAAGGAAGGCTTCAATCTCTATCAGGTGGTAGAGGATAAGGTAGCGCTGCTCAAAGGCGAGGGCATCAGCGATGAGCTCATCAAGCAGATCGTGGCTACGGACGTCAATGTCTATGTCAAGGAACTATATAATAAGAAGCATTCCGTCAATATGACCACCCGGGAGCGTTTGCTGAAGATTGTGGATGAGACTTTGGTGGACTTTTCCGAGCAGATTTCCCTCTATGTGCAGAAGCGGCTGAACCGCAGTTACCGCGACCGTTTCCTCTATGCCTTCAGCCTGCATCTGTCAGCATTTCTCAAGCGCGTCAAGGCCCAGGAGACCATTCCCTATACGGAAATCGAGGGGGCTATCCCCAAGGATTCCGATTACATGCGGGTGGCAGAGGAAATCGGCGGCCTGATCGAGCAGCATTATCATGTGACGGTGCCGCGGGCGGAGATCGAATATATCGCCCTGCTGTTGGAATCGGCCGATGATGATGAGCTGGAGGAAAAGATCACCATTCTGGTCGCCACCCATGGCAAGGCCACGGCCAGTTCCATGGTGGATGTGGCCAAGCGCTTGTTCAGTTCCACGGATACCAATATCATTGCCATTGATATGCCGCTGGAGGTCAATCCGCAGGATATTCTGGAGCAGACGGCGGCTATGCTCAAGGGCATGGAATGTCAGAAGGGGGTATTGATCCTTGCGGATATGGGTTCCCTTTGCAATATTGGTGCCCTGCTTTCCGAGCGGCTCAAGATTCCCGTGCGCACTTTGGATATGGTCTCCACGCCGCTTATTCTGGAGGCCATGCGCAAGGTGGATATTGCGGGCATGGATTTGGACAGCATCTATGAATCCCTGCTGAGTTTCAAAGGCTATGAGGCCGTTGATACACATGAAGTTCCGGCTAATACACAGGAGGCCATTGTGACCATCTGTTCCTCCGGCCATGGCGCGGCTATGAAGATAAAGGCCCTCGTGGAGGACGTGCTGCGCCATGCAGGGCGGATCATCGAGGTCATCCCTGTGGGGGTGCTTCATTTGGAGGAACGTCTGGAGGAGATCGCCAAGGAATACAAGCTGGTGGCGGCGGTAGGCATGAAGAAGCCGGAGATGAGTGTCCCTTTTATTCCGCTGGAACAGCTGATCGACGGCGAAGGGGAGCGGCGGCTTACGGAACTGGTTTTTGCCAGTGAAACCGCCATCGAGAAAAAGATTCCCCAGACCGAAGGCAAGGGCAATATGGTGGTGCAGCGGCTCTGCGAGGAATCCTTGCAGCGTTTCCTTACCTATTTAAATCCCGCCAAGATCATGAGTGTGCTTTGGGAGTTTGACCGGTCATTGGAAAACGACCTGCAATTGAAACTTTCCAATCCTCTGCGGGTACGCTTGCTGGTCCACTGTGGCTGTGCCCTGGAACGGGTGGTCACTCGCAGCCCGCTGGTCTACAAAGACGACAAGTCCCTGGTGGATGAACGGAAATTAGCAGCCCTGAAAAAAGCCGCGGTCATCTTTGACGAAACGCTGAAATTACGTTTTGATGAGGATGAGTATTACTTTATGGCAAATATGCTCTGA
- a CDS encoding tetratricopeptide repeat protein, translated as MHVRSALIPLLTLSCLLLPGCAFGQQQAAPVAQRTITGRPDFPDKMPGEINKKTVQAVHFRYAPAFDEPMMAVDMTPETVTILGPAEATQEQMAAFIKKRNPNPKTNCTVEEMVNYYYQEAGAEGVRPDVALCQALKETGFFAYGGDVAPKQNNFCGLGATGNHEPGYSFATPQLGVRAHIQHLLAYAKYKPPVQKLVDPRYQHVVKNRPDLHGKVLTWTKLNGAWAVPGKNYGQEILMLWREAQAPDGSNAALNAAQKKVSQAPDEAINRIYRGIVYYNRDEFQNALKDFTAARNFSPESGEALFNLALTSEKLGDKKAARKAYDELLQLQPNANQAWYNRALLRYQGKDYEGAIADLRQLLNIEDRSAEAMNLIGLCHIAQKKYSEAWTDFAAAGKINSANMNVLANQFIIQACLK; from the coding sequence ATGCATGTCCGTTCTGCTTTGATTCCCCTATTGACACTTTCCTGTCTGCTGCTGCCCGGCTGCGCCTTTGGCCAGCAGCAGGCTGCCCCGGTGGCCCAACGCACCATCACCGGCCGGCCGGATTTCCCGGATAAAATGCCCGGCGAAATCAACAAGAAAACGGTCCAAGCCGTTCATTTCCGCTATGCCCCCGCCTTTGATGAACCCATGATGGCCGTAGATATGACCCCGGAGACAGTCACCATCCTGGGCCCGGCAGAAGCCACCCAGGAACAGATGGCCGCCTTTATCAAGAAACGCAATCCTAACCCCAAAACCAACTGTACCGTCGAAGAAATGGTGAACTATTACTATCAGGAGGCAGGCGCAGAAGGCGTGCGCCCCGATGTGGCTCTCTGTCAGGCCCTCAAGGAAACCGGCTTCTTTGCCTATGGCGGCGATGTTGCCCCTAAGCAGAATAATTTCTGCGGATTAGGTGCAACGGGCAACCATGAACCCGGCTACAGTTTCGCCACACCACAACTGGGCGTGCGCGCCCATATCCAGCATCTGCTGGCCTATGCGAAATACAAACCACCCGTACAAAAGTTGGTGGATCCCCGTTATCAGCATGTCGTGAAGAATCGCCCGGACCTCCATGGCAAGGTACTGACCTGGACAAAACTCAACGGTGCCTGGGCTGTGCCGGGCAAAAACTACGGTCAGGAAATCCTGATGCTCTGGCGGGAAGCCCAGGCCCCCGACGGCTCTAATGCCGCTTTGAATGCAGCTCAAAAAAAAGTCAGCCAGGCCCCCGACGAAGCCATCAACCGCATCTATAGGGGTATTGTCTACTATAACCGGGATGAGTTCCAGAACGCCCTGAAGGATTTCACCGCCGCCCGCAATTTCAGCCCGGAATCCGGCGAGGCGCTCTTCAACCTGGCACTGACCAGCGAAAAGCTCGGCGATAAAAAAGCCGCCCGCAAGGCCTACGACGAGCTCCTGCAACTCCAGCCCAATGCCAATCAGGCTTGGTATAACCGGGCACTATTGCGTTACCAGGGCAAGGATTATGAGGGTGCCATCGCCGACCTGCGGCAGCTGCTGAATATCGAAGACCGCTCTGCCGAAGCCATGAACCTCATTGGTCTCTGCCATATTGCCCAGAAAAAGTACAGCGAAGCCTGGACAGATTTCGCTGCCGCTGGCAAGATCAACTCCGCCAATATGAATGTACTGGCCAATCAATTCATTATCCAGGCTTGTTTGAAATAA
- a CDS encoding cupin domain-containing protein yields the protein MAFIEPNPIQATNKADGNGTITIVKLLTPAELDGKCDMYAKVIIPPLCSIGVHEHHGNTETYHILSGTALYNDNGQEVTIGAGTTTFCPDGEKHGIANPSKTEDLVFMALIIKK from the coding sequence ATGGCTTTTATCGAACCGAATCCCATTCAGGCAACCAACAAAGCAGACGGCAATGGCACCATCACCATCGTCAAACTGCTGACACCTGCCGAACTTGATGGCAAATGCGATATGTATGCTAAGGTCATCATCCCGCCTCTCTGCTCCATCGGCGTCCATGAACACCACGGCAACACGGAGACCTACCACATTCTCTCCGGCACGGCCCTCTACAACGACAACGGCCAGGAAGTAACCATCGGTGCCGGCACCACCACTTTCTGCCCTGACGGCGAGAAACACGGCATCGCCAATCCTTCTAAAACCGAAGACCTGGTATTCATGGCTCTCATCATCAAAAAATAA
- a CDS encoding type I phosphomannose isomerase catalytic subunit, whose product MLKPMLLKAPLKDYLWGGNRLPREYGKITELDKVAESWELSCHEAGLSLIDSGEFKCQTLSSLLAGAGRDMLGEKASELDYFPLLIKLIDANKDLSVQVHPDNEYAWRVEGEQGKTEMWYVVDCDPGASLLYGFKQEISKEEFRRRIEDNTLLEVCNKVPVHKGDVFFIESGTLHAIGGGILIYEVQQSSNLTYRIYDYGRLGADGKPRELHIDKALDVTRLEKPQATGKALGDIDIFPHMDVKLLADCEYFKVYHGDLQGDSAMHAGSDSFQCITVLEGALKLTGGGESLTLAKGNTVFIPAGLGTYQLQGKAEFILSKL is encoded by the coding sequence ATGTTAAAACCCATGCTGTTAAAAGCTCCCCTCAAGGATTATCTGTGGGGCGGCAACCGCCTGCCGCGGGAATATGGCAAGATAACGGAATTGGACAAAGTGGCGGAAAGCTGGGAGCTTTCCTGTCATGAAGCCGGGCTGAGCCTTATCGATAGTGGTGAATTCAAATGTCAGACCTTGTCCTCCCTGTTGGCTGGTGCTGGCAGGGACATGCTGGGGGAAAAAGCGTCAGAGCTGGATTATTTTCCCTTGCTGATAAAGCTGATCGATGCGAATAAAGATCTGTCAGTGCAGGTGCATCCCGACAATGAGTATGCCTGGCGGGTGGAAGGTGAGCAGGGCAAGACCGAAATGTGGTATGTGGTGGATTGTGATCCGGGAGCCAGCCTGCTCTATGGATTTAAGCAGGAAATCAGCAAGGAGGAATTTCGCCGCCGCATTGAGGACAATACGCTGCTGGAAGTCTGCAACAAGGTGCCTGTTCACAAGGGTGATGTGTTCTTCATCGAGTCCGGCACGTTGCATGCCATTGGCGGCGGTATCCTGATCTACGAAGTACAGCAAAGTTCCAATCTGACCTATCGCATTTACGATTATGGGCGCCTGGGGGCCGACGGCAAGCCCCGGGAACTGCATATTGACAAGGCCCTGGATGTGACGCGGCTGGAAAAGCCGCAAGCCACAGGCAAGGCCTTGGGGGATATCGATATTTTCCCGCATATGGATGTGAAGCTGCTGGCTGATTGTGAATACTTCAAGGTTTACCATGGTGATTTGCAGGGCGATAGTGCCATGCATGCAGGCAGTGATTCCTTCCAGTGCATAACAGTGCTGGAAGGAGCCCTGAAACTCACGGGGGGCGGTGAAAGCCTGACGCTGGCCAAAGGCAATACTGTCTTTATTCCGGCGGGATTGGGCACCTATCAATTGCAGGGGAAAGCGGAATTTATCCTGAGCAAATTATGA
- a CDS encoding GGDEF domain-containing protein: MAEPYAVIPSHFNPTVYEALESADNVIFFKWDLTDDTFKIRKTETRYRYALPESFSRASTRLALDGIVHPDDLSILEYYMHRIYHSGPAQRKHNNLSARLRLRSTKKPRWVWSEIHLVTYYQGKRPMVAFGNIRNIQAEKLWQERVCRRANTDEMTGLLSKSAVKTRIRAALRKMCPQKDTATLLIVDADDFKAVNDNFGHLFGDAVLKEVGKAINKNFRQSDIKGRIGGDEFVILLPGMASTEVLRRHCLSLCRRLYRVFHNQGKSQSFSISVGAAQYPIHGESYTELFSHADHALYEAKRRGKGQYVLYQADMSETVPGISGCNADTFNALQQEQAPQMETIEDLLQRLEQMQHTIDCMGKMMCALIEAKK; encoded by the coding sequence ATGGCAGAACCGTATGCGGTCATTCCCAGCCATTTCAATCCCACCGTATACGAAGCATTAGAATCAGCAGATAACGTTATATTTTTCAAATGGGACTTGACCGACGACACATTCAAAATTCGAAAAACTGAAACCCGATACCGCTATGCCCTGCCCGAGAGCTTTTCCCGTGCCTCTACTCGTTTAGCACTGGACGGCATCGTTCATCCGGATGATCTTAGTATCCTGGAATACTATATGCATCGCATCTATCACAGCGGCCCCGCCCAGCGCAAACACAACAACCTCAGTGCCCGACTGCGGCTGCGCAGCACCAAAAAACCACGCTGGGTTTGGTCTGAAATTCATCTTGTTACTTATTATCAAGGAAAGCGTCCCATGGTCGCCTTTGGCAATATCCGCAATATCCAAGCAGAAAAGCTTTGGCAGGAACGCGTCTGCCGCCGGGCCAACACCGATGAAATGACCGGTCTGCTGAGCAAGAGTGCGGTCAAAACACGCATCCGGGCTGCCCTGCGAAAAATGTGCCCGCAAAAAGACACGGCTACGCTTTTGATCGTCGATGCTGACGATTTCAAGGCAGTAAACGATAATTTTGGGCATCTCTTTGGCGATGCAGTACTGAAAGAAGTAGGAAAAGCCATAAATAAAAACTTCCGCCAAAGCGATATCAAAGGTCGCATTGGCGGAGATGAATTCGTTATTTTGTTACCAGGCATGGCCAGCACAGAGGTCCTCCGACGACATTGCCTAAGCCTATGCCGTCGACTATACCGGGTTTTCCACAACCAGGGTAAGAGCCAAAGTTTTTCCATCAGTGTAGGCGCAGCTCAATATCCTATCCACGGGGAAAGCTATACCGAGTTATTCAGTCATGCAGATCACGCCCTTTATGAAGCCAAGCGCCGGGGAAAAGGGCAGTACGTGCTTTATCAGGCGGATATGTCAGAAACCGTCCCAGGCATCAGCGGCTGTAATGCAGATACATTCAACGCACTGCAACAGGAACAGGCTCCGCAGATGGAAACCATTGAGGATCTCCTGCAACGGTTAGAGCAGATGCAGCACACCATCGATTGTATGGGGAAGATGATGTGTGCGCTGATAGAAGCAAAAAAATAA